The following proteins are encoded in a genomic region of Labeo rohita strain BAU-BD-2019 chromosome 5, IGBB_LRoh.1.0, whole genome shotgun sequence:
- the olfm1a gene encoding olfactomedin 1a isoform X2: MQPASKLLSLTLLVLMGTELTQVLPANPEESWQVYSSAQDSEGRCVCTVVAPQQTMCSRDARTKQLRQLLEKVQNMTQSIQNLDQRTQKDLQYVQRMEVQLRGLESKFKQVEESHKQNIAKQYKAIKAKMEELRPMIPVLEEYKADAKLVMQFKEEVKNLTSVLSELQEEIGAFDYEELHNRVSNLEERLRACMQKLACGKLTGISDAITIKTSGSRYGSWMTDPLAADGDTRVWYMDGYHNNRFVREYKSMADFMYSDNFTSHRLPHPWSGTGQVVYNGSIYFNKFQSNTIIKFDFKTATISKSGQLDYAGYNNRYHYSWGGHSDIDLMVDEGGLWAVYATNQNAGNIVISKINPLTLQVIKSYTTNHPKRSAGEAFMICGTLYVTNGYSGGTKVYYAFHTNSSTYEYIDIPLQNKYSHISMLDYNPRDRALYAWNNGHQVLYNVTLFHVIRSEEL, encoded by the exons ATGCAGCCTGCAAGCAAGCTCCTGAGTCTCACCCTCCTTGTACTGATGGGCACTGAACTCACCCAA GTGCTGCCTGCTAACCCAGAGGAGTCGTGGCAGGTGTACAGCTCAGCTCAAGACAGTGAGGGCAGGTGTGTGTGCACTGTTGTGGCTCCTCAACAGACCATGTGTTCACGGGATGCCAGGACCAAACAACTGAGACAGCTCTTGGAAAAA GTCCAGAATATGACTCAGTCCATTCAGAATCTTGACCAGAGGACTCAGAAAGACCTGCAGTATGTGCAAAGAATGGAGGTGCAGTTGAGGGGCCTGGAATCAAAGTTCAAACAGGTGGAGGAAAGCCACAAGCAGAATATCGCCAAGCAATACAAG GCCATAAAAGCGAAAATGGAGGAACTTAGGCCAATGATACCAGTGTTGGAGGAATACAAGGCCGATGCAAAATTGGTAATGCAGTTTAAAGAGGAGGTCAAGAATCTGACATCAGTGCTAAGTGAACTGCAGGAGGAGATCGGAGCCTTTGACTACGAGGAGCTTCACAACAGGGTGTCTAATCTTGAGGAGAGGCTTCGTGCATGCATGCAAAAATTAG CTTGTGGGAAGCTGACAGGAATAAGTGATGCGATAACCATAAAGACATCTGGATCAAGATATGGGTCCTGGATGACTGATCCGCTTGCTGCTGATGGTGATACGAGG GTGTGGTACATGGACGGTTACCACAACAATCGCTTTGTCCGGGAATACAAGTCCATGGCCGACTTCATGTATTCAGACAACTTCACCTCACATCGCCTTCCTCACCCCTGGTCTGGCACAGGGCAGGTGGTCTACAACGGCTCCATCTACTTCAATAAGTTCCAAAGCAACACCATCATTAAATTTGACTTCAAGACAGCCACGATCAGCAAGTCCGGTCAGCTGGATTACGCCGGCTACAACAACCGTTACCACTATTCCTGGGGAGGTCATTCTGACATTGACCTAATGGTGGACGAAGGTGGGCTTTGGGCCGTCTATGCGACCAATCAAAACGCAGGAAACATTGTCATCAGCAAGATCAACCCGTTGACCCTGCAGGTGATCAAAAGCTACACCACCAACCACCCAAAGAGGAGTGCAGGCGAGGCCTTCATGATCTGTGGGACTCTTTATGTCACCAACGGATACTCAGGAGGGACAAAGGTCTACTATGCTTTCCATACTAACTCCTCTACCTACGAGTATATCGACATCCCCTTACAGAACAAGTATTCCCATATCTCCATGCTGGATTATAACCCTAGGGACAGAGCTCTTTACGCATGGAACAATGGACACCAGGTGCTGTATAACGTCACCTTGTTCCACGTCATTCGCTCTGAAGAACTCTAA
- the olfm1a gene encoding olfactomedin 1a isoform X1 — MSVPLLKIGVVLSTMAMITNWMSQTLPSLVGLNSTKLSVAPPGVPDRSTGVLPANPEESWQVYSSAQDSEGRCVCTVVAPQQTMCSRDARTKQLRQLLEKVQNMTQSIQNLDQRTQKDLQYVQRMEVQLRGLESKFKQVEESHKQNIAKQYKAIKAKMEELRPMIPVLEEYKADAKLVMQFKEEVKNLTSVLSELQEEIGAFDYEELHNRVSNLEERLRACMQKLACGKLTGISDAITIKTSGSRYGSWMTDPLAADGDTRVWYMDGYHNNRFVREYKSMADFMYSDNFTSHRLPHPWSGTGQVVYNGSIYFNKFQSNTIIKFDFKTATISKSGQLDYAGYNNRYHYSWGGHSDIDLMVDEGGLWAVYATNQNAGNIVISKINPLTLQVIKSYTTNHPKRSAGEAFMICGTLYVTNGYSGGTKVYYAFHTNSSTYEYIDIPLQNKYSHISMLDYNPRDRALYAWNNGHQVLYNVTLFHVIRSEEL, encoded by the exons ATGTCGGTGCCTTTGCTGAAAATTGGAGTAGTGCTCAGCACGATGGCGATGATCACCAACTGGATGTCGCAAACGTTGCCCTCGCTAGTAGGTCTGAATAGCACTAAATTAAGCGTGGCACCTCCGGGTGTGCCGGACCGGAGCACTGGC GTGCTGCCTGCTAACCCAGAGGAGTCGTGGCAGGTGTACAGCTCAGCTCAAGACAGTGAGGGCAGGTGTGTGTGCACTGTTGTGGCTCCTCAACAGACCATGTGTTCACGGGATGCCAGGACCAAACAACTGAGACAGCTCTTGGAAAAA GTCCAGAATATGACTCAGTCCATTCAGAATCTTGACCAGAGGACTCAGAAAGACCTGCAGTATGTGCAAAGAATGGAGGTGCAGTTGAGGGGCCTGGAATCAAAGTTCAAACAGGTGGAGGAAAGCCACAAGCAGAATATCGCCAAGCAATACAAG GCCATAAAAGCGAAAATGGAGGAACTTAGGCCAATGATACCAGTGTTGGAGGAATACAAGGCCGATGCAAAATTGGTAATGCAGTTTAAAGAGGAGGTCAAGAATCTGACATCAGTGCTAAGTGAACTGCAGGAGGAGATCGGAGCCTTTGACTACGAGGAGCTTCACAACAGGGTGTCTAATCTTGAGGAGAGGCTTCGTGCATGCATGCAAAAATTAG CTTGTGGGAAGCTGACAGGAATAAGTGATGCGATAACCATAAAGACATCTGGATCAAGATATGGGTCCTGGATGACTGATCCGCTTGCTGCTGATGGTGATACGAGG GTGTGGTACATGGACGGTTACCACAACAATCGCTTTGTCCGGGAATACAAGTCCATGGCCGACTTCATGTATTCAGACAACTTCACCTCACATCGCCTTCCTCACCCCTGGTCTGGCACAGGGCAGGTGGTCTACAACGGCTCCATCTACTTCAATAAGTTCCAAAGCAACACCATCATTAAATTTGACTTCAAGACAGCCACGATCAGCAAGTCCGGTCAGCTGGATTACGCCGGCTACAACAACCGTTACCACTATTCCTGGGGAGGTCATTCTGACATTGACCTAATGGTGGACGAAGGTGGGCTTTGGGCCGTCTATGCGACCAATCAAAACGCAGGAAACATTGTCATCAGCAAGATCAACCCGTTGACCCTGCAGGTGATCAAAAGCTACACCACCAACCACCCAAAGAGGAGTGCAGGCGAGGCCTTCATGATCTGTGGGACTCTTTATGTCACCAACGGATACTCAGGAGGGACAAAGGTCTACTATGCTTTCCATACTAACTCCTCTACCTACGAGTATATCGACATCCCCTTACAGAACAAGTATTCCCATATCTCCATGCTGGATTATAACCCTAGGGACAGAGCTCTTTACGCATGGAACAATGGACACCAGGTGCTGTATAACGTCACCTTGTTCCACGTCATTCGCTCTGAAGAACTCTAA